The following nucleotide sequence is from bacterium.
ATGAGGTCACCAGTTCGATTCTGGTTGTGGGCTTTTTAAACATCAAGGTTTTTTACCTCCCTGGCGTGTTGTGTAATAAAATTCTTTCTAGGAAGAACCTTATCCCCCATAAGGAGGGAAAAGGTTTTTTCTGCCTCATAGGCATCCTCAATGCTTATCTTTATCATCTTTCTTGTCTTAGGATCCATTGTTGTCTTCCATAATTGTTCAGGGTTCATCTCACCTAAGCCTTTGTATCTTTGAAGGACAAAGCCGTCCTTCATTTTTGATATAAGCCTATCCTTTTCCTCCTCAGAATAAAGGTAATGCTCCTCGTTTTTCTTCCTTAAGCAATAAAGGGGTGGCTTGGCAATATAAACATAGCCATCAACAATAAGAATCTTAAGATACCTGTAAAATAAAGTAAGGAGGAGGGTTCTTATATGCGACCCATCAACATCTGCATCGGTCATAATTATTATCTTATGGTATCTAAGCTTAGAAATATCAAAATCCTCATCAGATTGCGAAATGCCGCACCCAATAGAAGATATAAGGGCTTTTATCTCCTCATTATGAAGCATCTTTTCAAACCTGGCTTTTTCCACATTAAGAATTTTTCCCTTTAAAGGAAGGATTGCCTGAAATTCTCTATCCCTTCCTTGCTTTGCCGAACCACCGGCACTATCGCCCTCAACAATATAAAGCTCGCATTCTTGGGGATTCTTTGAAGAGCAATCGGCAAGCTTTCCGCAGAGAACGCCAAGTTCATCGCCCTTTTTCCTCACAAGCTCCTTTGCCTTCCTTGCCGCCTCCCTTGCCTTTGATGCCAATAGCCCCTTTTCTACAATCTTTCTTGCAATGGATGGATTTTCATCAAAGAATGATACAAGCTCCTCATAAACAAGGGAGTCAACAATGCCTTTTATCTCAGAGTTTCCAAGCTTCGTCTTTGTCTGGCCTTCAAATTGGGGATTTTTCATCTTTATGCTAATCACCGCATTAAGACCTTCCCTTATATCATCACCCGATAAACCCTGTTCATTCTCCTTGATAAATTTATTCCTCCTTGCATAATCGTTGATTGCCCTGGTTAGGGCTGATTTAAGGCCAGAAAGATGGGTTCCTCCCTCCTCTGTATTTATGGTATTCACATAAGAAAGGATATTTGTTACATAATCATCAGAATAGCAAAGACAAACATCTAAGGAGGTATCTTCCCTTATCTTTTCAAAATATATGGGCTTATGCAGGGCTTTTTTTTCCTTTAAAAGAAGGATGACAAATTCCTGAATCCCTCCCTTATAACAAAATGTTTCTATTTTGCCATCCCTTTCATCCTTTATGGTTATTTTTAATCCCTTGTTTAAAAAGGCAAGCTCCCTTAATCTATGAGAAAGTATATCAAATTGGAAGACAATATTTTCAAAGATAGAAGAATCGGGCAGAAAGGTTATCTTTGTCCCTTTTTTCTTTGTTTTTCCTGTAATTTTAAGCTCTGTAATGGGAATTCCTTTTTCATAGCTTTGGCTATAAATTTTTCCATCCCTGAATACCTCTGCCTTAAGCTGCTGCGACAAGCCATTAACCACAGAGACACCAACCCCGTGTAATCCTCCTGAGATTTTATATGCACCAGAGTCAAACTTTCCTCCGGCATGTAGGGTGCACATAACAATCTCAAGGGCTGGCTTCTTATAGATCGGATGCAGATCAACCGGAATACCTCGACCATTGTCCTCTACGCTAACGCTATTGTTCTTATGAATTATAACCTCAATGTTTGTGCATTCTCCTACCATTACCTCATCGATGGAATTATCAACCACCTCATAGACAAGGTGATGAAGCCCCCTTGTGCTTATATCACCAATGTACATACTTGGCCTCTTTCTAACCCCTTCCAAGCCCTCTAATACTTGAATCTTATCGGCGGTGTATTTATCGTTAAGGTTTAAGCGATCTTCCATAATTCCATCTTTATTGTCGTAGCTATTATACCTTATATTTTATAAGAATTTCAATATTTTTCTTGAAAATCACTAGTTTTTAAGTATAAAATTTAAGGTATAATGAAGGCCGAGGAGATAAGGTCTGCATTCTTGAAATTTTTTGAAGGAAAAGGTCATAAGGTCTGTGTAGACAAGGGGCTTATTCCCTCTGATCCATCTATTTTATTTACTGTGGCTGGGAT
It contains:
- the gyrB gene encoding DNA topoisomerase (ATP-hydrolyzing) subunit B; this translates as MEDRLNLNDKYTADKIQVLEGLEGVRKRPSMYIGDISTRGLHHLVYEVVDNSIDEVMVGECTNIEVIIHKNNSVSVEDNGRGIPVDLHPIYKKPALEIVMCTLHAGGKFDSGAYKISGGLHGVGVSVVNGLSQQLKAEVFRDGKIYSQSYEKGIPITELKITGKTKKKGTKITFLPDSSIFENIVFQFDILSHRLRELAFLNKGLKITIKDERDGKIETFCYKGGIQEFVILLLKEKKALHKPIYFEKIREDTSLDVCLCYSDDYVTNILSYVNTINTEEGGTHLSGLKSALTRAINDYARRNKFIKENEQGLSGDDIREGLNAVISIKMKNPQFEGQTKTKLGNSEIKGIVDSLVYEELVSFFDENPSIARKIVEKGLLASKAREAARKAKELVRKKGDELGVLCGKLADCSSKNPQECELYIVEGDSAGGSAKQGRDREFQAILPLKGKILNVEKARFEKMLHNEEIKALISSIGCGISQSDEDFDISKLRYHKIIIMTDADVDGSHIRTLLLTLFYRYLKILIVDGYVYIAKPPLYCLRKKNEEHYLYSEEEKDRLISKMKDGFVLQRYKGLGEMNPEQLWKTTMDPKTRKMIKISIEDAYEAEKTFSLLMGDKVLPRKNFITQHAREVKNLDV